The Prunus dulcis chromosome 3, ALMONDv2, whole genome shotgun sequence genome segment TCCTGCCCCTCCCCTCACTCCTCAAAACCCCCCTCCTCCTTCCATtgtctctctcactcactctctctcacccatacaaaccaaacaaactctCTTcttcacctctctctctctctctctctctctctctctctctaaccaCTGCGATTTCTGCACTTAATGGAACTGCCGGAATTCTACCTCGGCGGCTACTTCGACGCCGGAGCTGCCGACTTTCTGCAGGAGAGGAAGCCCGCCGCAGCCGGCGACCAATTCACCGTCGACGACCTCCTCGACTTCTCCAACGAAGACGCTCTAGTCGCCGACGGCGGTTTCTTGGACGCCGCTGCCGATTCCTCTGCCGTCACCGCCGTAGACAGCTGCAATTCCTCGGTTTCCGGGGGAGAGCCTCAGTTCTCCGGCAACCGGAGCTTCGGCGACTCTCAGTTCTCCGGCGATCTTTGCGTTCCGGTAAAACTCTAATTACATTAATTTTCACCTCACCACTATTCTTAACGTAAATTCGGATTTAATTAACTCTTCGTTTTTGGCCATTGCATGCACAATTTGCATGAGCCACAggttaattttataattaaatgttaGAGAACATTTTATTGGCAAAATAATTAGCAATTTTGTACAAGGATAAATTTGTAATTGGACAAATTATTCAAAGGGGGTGGAGGAAAAAAAGGATGGAAATAGCTTTACTCTTTGCTTTTGCATGCAATACGCATGAGCATTAGGATGACTATTAGGACattaattttatgtttaattatgaaataaacttttattaattattcagtgcaaatttgattaaatttgtgttatttaaatttgattacaGCACGACGACTTGGCGGAGCTAGAATGGCTATCGAACTTTGTGGAAGACTCCTTCTCAGCAGAGAAGGACTTGCAAGCTCTCCAATTCCTGTCCATGACCACAACCAAACCTCAAACCCCCGAAACGTCCTCGTCCTCTGAAACGAATCAAAACGCACCGCTTTTCCACCCCGACACGCCGCTCCCGGGAAAAGCCCGAAGCAAGCGCTCACGCGCTGCCCCCGGAGACTGGTCCACGCGCCTCCTCCACCTCATCACTCCCAATGACACCATCAAGCCTCCCAAAATGACAACGTGTAAGAAGAAAGATGGTATTGGTGGCAATTCGAACTCGGGTTCCGACTCTTCGGGCCGGAAATGCCTCCATTGTGCGGCAGAAAAGACCCCGCAATGGCGAACTGGCCCTATGGGCCCAAAAACACTTTGTAACGCGTGCGGAGTTCGCTATAAGTCCGGCCGGCTTGTGCCCGAGTACCGCCCCGCCGCGAGCCCCACTTTTGTGTCGGCTAGGCATTCCAATTCGCATAGGAAGGTTTTGGAGCTGCGGAGACAAAAGGAGGTCCATAGATCACATCAGCATCAGTTTCTTAGTCAAAGTTCCATTTTTGGCGTATCCAACGGTGGTCATGATGAGTACTTGATCCGTCACCATAACGTTAACGATTTCCGGCAGATGATGTAGTGATGCTAGAGTAGGATAAGTTAGGGTGCACCTCTCTAAATTTAACAAGAATTCTCTAGCTTAATTTGCTAATTTTTTGGtcttaaaatttgaatttgtattGGTCATtgagcaaaaaaaaatatgtagaattgaaaaaaaaaaaaaaaaaaagggaggggGGGGAAGGGA includes the following:
- the LOC117622192 gene encoding GATA transcription factor 9-like — encoded protein: MELPEFYLGGYFDAGAADFLQERKPAAAGDQFTVDDLLDFSNEDALVADGGFLDAAADSSAVTAVDSCNSSVSGGEPQFSGNRSFGDSQFSGDLCVPHDDLAELEWLSNFVEDSFSAEKDLQALQFLSMTTTKPQTPETSSSSETNQNAPLFHPDTPLPGKARSKRSRAAPGDWSTRLLHLITPNDTIKPPKMTTCKKKDGIGGNSNSGSDSSGRKCLHCAAEKTPQWRTGPMGPKTLCNACGVRYKSGRLVPEYRPAASPTFVSARHSNSHRKVLELRRQKEVHRSHQHQFLSQSSIFGVSNGGHDEYLIRHHNVNDFRQMM